From the genome of Delphinus delphis chromosome 8, mDelDel1.2, whole genome shotgun sequence, one region includes:
- the MOB2 gene encoding MOB kinase activator 2 isoform X3 produces the protein MSWKSKAKPNGKKPVAEEKKVYLEPEYTKSRITDFGFKELVVLPREIDLNEWLASNTTTFFHHVNLQYSTISEFCTGEACQTMAVCNTQYYWYDERGKKVKCTAPQYVDFVMSSVQKLVTDEDVFPTKYGREFPSSFESLVKKICKYLFHVLAHIYSSHFKETLALELHGHLNTLYVHFILFAREFNLLDPKETAVMDDLTEVLCGGGGGGGRGGGDGAGGAAGAQNHVKER, from the exons ATGAGCTG GAAGTCCAAAGCCAAGCCCAACGGGAAGAAGCCCGTCGCCGAGGAGAAGAAGGTGTACCTGGAGCCAGAGTACACCAAGTCCAGGATCACCGACTTCGGGTTCAAGGAGCTGGTGGTGCTGCCCCGGGAGATCGACCTCAATGAGTGGCTGGCCAGCAACA cCACGACGTTCTTCCACCACGTCAACCTCCAGTACAGCACCATCTCAGAGTTCTGCACGGGGGAGGCGTGCCAGACGATGGCCGTGTGCAACAC ACAGTACTACTGGTATGATGAGCGGGGCAAGAAGGTGAAGTGCACGGCCCCCCAGTACGTCGACTTTGTCATGAGCTCCGTGCAGAAGCTGGTGACCGACGAGGACGTGTTCCCCACAAAATACG GCCGCGAGTTCCCCAGCTCCTTCGAGTCCCTGGTGAAGAAGATCTGCAAGTACCTGTTCCACGTGCTGGCGCACATCTACTCGTCGCACTTCAAGGAGACCCTGGCGCTCGAGCTGCACGGACACTTGAACACGCTCTACGTGCATTTCATCCTCTTTGCCCGCGAGTTCAACCTGCTCGACCCCAAAGAGACGGCGGTCATGGACGACCTGACGGAGGTGCtgtgcggcggcggcggcggcgggggccgcgggggcggggacggggcgggcggggcggcggGCGCACAGAACCACGTGAAGGAGAGGTGA
- the MOB2 gene encoding MOB kinase activator 2 isoform X2, giving the protein MDWLMGKSKAKPNGKKPVAEEKKVYLEPEYTKSRITDFGFKELVVLPREIDLNEWLASNTTTFFHHVNLQYSTISEFCTGEACQTMAVCNTQYYWYDERGKKVKCTAPQYVDFVMSSVQKLVTDEDVFPTKYGREFPSSFESLVKKICKYLFHVLAHIYSSHFKETLALELHGHLNTLYVHFILFAREFNLLDPKETAVMDDLTEVLCGGGGGGGRGGGDGAGGAAGAQNHVKER; this is encoded by the exons GAAGTCCAAAGCCAAGCCCAACGGGAAGAAGCCCGTCGCCGAGGAGAAGAAGGTGTACCTGGAGCCAGAGTACACCAAGTCCAGGATCACCGACTTCGGGTTCAAGGAGCTGGTGGTGCTGCCCCGGGAGATCGACCTCAATGAGTGGCTGGCCAGCAACA cCACGACGTTCTTCCACCACGTCAACCTCCAGTACAGCACCATCTCAGAGTTCTGCACGGGGGAGGCGTGCCAGACGATGGCCGTGTGCAACAC ACAGTACTACTGGTATGATGAGCGGGGCAAGAAGGTGAAGTGCACGGCCCCCCAGTACGTCGACTTTGTCATGAGCTCCGTGCAGAAGCTGGTGACCGACGAGGACGTGTTCCCCACAAAATACG GCCGCGAGTTCCCCAGCTCCTTCGAGTCCCTGGTGAAGAAGATCTGCAAGTACCTGTTCCACGTGCTGGCGCACATCTACTCGTCGCACTTCAAGGAGACCCTGGCGCTCGAGCTGCACGGACACTTGAACACGCTCTACGTGCATTTCATCCTCTTTGCCCGCGAGTTCAACCTGCTCGACCCCAAAGAGACGGCGGTCATGGACGACCTGACGGAGGTGCtgtgcggcggcggcggcggcgggggccgcgggggcggggacggggcgggcggggcggcggGCGCACAGAACCACGTGAAGGAGAGGTGA